The stretch of DNA CTCTCCCAATTATTAAAATATGCAGGGATAGCAATGTCCGGCGGTGAATCAGGTGAACTTATTACATCTGGTAATGTTAAGGTAAATGATAAAATCTGCTTGGAAAAAGGAAAAAAAATCTTTAATGGTGATATCGTATCTGTTAAAGATATTCAATTAAAAGTTTTAGGTAGTTAAAACTTTATGGAGCTTTGTGTTAAATGAAAGTAACGCGGCTTGTATTAGATGATTTTAGAAACATATCACATATCGACGTTAATTTCGCCG from Bacillota bacterium encodes:
- a CDS encoding RNA-binding S4 domain-containing protein; protein product: MKKQDVVINTEFIKLSQLLKYAGIAMSGGESGELITSGNVKVNDKICLEKGKKIFNGDIVSVKDIQLKVLGS